One segment of Rhodopirellula baltica SH 1 DNA contains the following:
- a CDS encoding 5-(carboxyamino)imidazole ribonucleotide synthase → MSDNQIPKTEQTSASTQVILPGATIGMVGGGQLGRMFAMAAARMGYRVGVFCGSSDEPAAEVAAFTVCGPLTDHSAIEAFAKRCDVITLEFENIPADTIAACSKHAPTYPDASVLAMAQDRWIEKTTLREAGIPVAGFEPVHDRETVVAAGEKLGWPIIVKTCRSGYDGKGQHRLNSPDDAASVEWAGAESGGDGQPPWVAEALVPFEREASVIVARTLDQRVETFPVFENDHQNHILDETKLPADVSPEMETQAREIARRVAEHLGLVGLLCVELFVTKDELIVNEVAPRPHNSGHVTIEACATSQFEQHVRAICGLPLGDTSMVVPAASMLNLLGDIWVAAESHGASPNWESCLETPGVALHLYGKHAAPAGRKMGHLTAVGNDLPEVSERLRLARERLLGGLG, encoded by the coding sequence ATGAGTGACAACCAGATACCCAAAACCGAACAAACTTCTGCCTCAACACAAGTCATCCTCCCAGGTGCCACGATCGGTATGGTCGGTGGCGGACAGTTGGGACGGATGTTTGCCATGGCGGCGGCTCGCATGGGTTATCGCGTCGGTGTGTTCTGTGGCAGCAGCGATGAGCCGGCCGCCGAGGTGGCTGCGTTCACGGTTTGCGGCCCTCTGACAGATCATTCCGCGATCGAAGCGTTTGCAAAGCGTTGCGACGTAATCACGTTGGAATTTGAGAACATTCCCGCGGACACGATCGCGGCCTGCAGCAAACACGCCCCGACCTATCCCGATGCATCTGTCTTGGCGATGGCCCAAGATCGCTGGATTGAGAAGACGACGCTTCGCGAAGCGGGGATTCCGGTGGCTGGTTTTGAGCCGGTGCATGATCGCGAAACGGTAGTTGCTGCGGGCGAAAAGTTGGGGTGGCCGATCATCGTCAAGACTTGTCGAAGTGGCTATGACGGGAAGGGGCAGCATCGTCTGAACTCACCTGACGACGCAGCAAGTGTCGAATGGGCAGGGGCCGAGAGTGGCGGCGATGGCCAACCGCCATGGGTTGCCGAAGCGTTGGTTCCATTTGAACGAGAAGCGTCGGTGATTGTGGCCCGGACGCTGGATCAGCGAGTCGAGACGTTTCCGGTCTTCGAAAACGATCACCAAAATCACATCTTGGACGAAACCAAACTTCCCGCCGATGTTTCGCCTGAGATGGAAACCCAAGCTCGCGAAATCGCAAGGCGGGTGGCGGAGCACTTGGGATTGGTGGGGCTTTTGTGCGTGGAATTGTTCGTGACGAAGGACGAGTTGATCGTCAACGAGGTGGCGCCGCGGCCTCACAATTCGGGGCACGTGACGATCGAAGCGTGTGCGACCAGCCAGTTTGAACAGCATGTCCGAGCGATCTGTGGTTTGCCGCTTGGTGATACATCGATGGTCGTTCCGGCGGCCAGCATGTTGAATTTATTGGGTGACATCTGGGTGGCAGCTGAGTCCCATGGGGCGTCGCCCAATTGGGAATCGTGTCTGGAGACGCCTGGCGTTGCATTGCATTTGTATGGCAAGCACGCGGCGCCAGCGGGACGCAAGATGGGGCACCTCACCGCAGTCGGAAACGATCTGCCAGAGGTTTCCGAGCGTTTGCGTCTGGCTCGCGAGCGATTGCTCGGTGGCTTGGGCTGA
- the purE gene encoding 5-(carboxyamino)imidazole ribonucleotide mutase has translation MTDQDDSATDSLLPRVGVIMGSRNDWDTMSAACEMLDLLGVEHERSVVSAHRTPERMFEYARSAASRGLKVIIAGAGGAAHLPGMVASETVLPVIGVPIQSRALQGLDSLLSIVQMPGGIPVATMSIGVAGAKNAGVMAARILATHDEALRGRLEAFVAKQRDDVIASAELP, from the coding sequence ATGACTGACCAAGACGATTCCGCGACCGATTCGCTTTTGCCTCGTGTTGGTGTGATCATGGGCAGCCGCAATGACTGGGACACCATGTCAGCGGCCTGCGAGATGCTGGATCTTCTCGGCGTAGAGCATGAGCGATCCGTCGTTTCCGCTCACCGTACACCCGAACGCATGTTCGAATACGCTCGATCGGCCGCGTCCCGAGGATTGAAAGTCATCATTGCGGGAGCCGGTGGCGCCGCCCATCTGCCGGGAATGGTCGCTTCGGAAACGGTTTTGCCAGTGATCGGCGTGCCCATTCAAAGCCGGGCTTTGCAGGGATTGGATTCGTTGCTTTCCATCGTCCAGATGCCAGGTGGAATTCCGGTAGCGACGATGTCGATCGGTGTGGCGGGAGCGAAGAACGCAGGGGTGATGGCAGCTCGTATTTTGGCGACCCACGACGAGGCACTCCGCGGTCGTCTCGAGGCATTCGTTGCAAAACAACGTGACGACGTGATCGCATCGGCAGAGCTTCCATGA
- a CDS encoding GrpB family protein — protein MTSPPFDLTPWDGLDPEGPAPIRLMHHDARWKQEFEQTRSSLLQSCQGHVTQIDHVGSTSISGLIAQPIIDVVALVSDLSSLDAASLHIEGLNYRVVATPKWLDQSLMLQKPRHGETTHQVLLMVLGNPAHQRVIQMRDYLRANPEEALRFESIKVDRWKQSGGDPNRYEQDKAIVFSRLEDQISGL, from the coding sequence ATGACATCGCCGCCATTCGACCTGACGCCTTGGGATGGATTGGATCCCGAGGGCCCCGCACCCATCCGGCTGATGCATCACGACGCCCGTTGGAAACAAGAATTCGAACAAACCCGCAGCAGCCTACTGCAATCCTGCCAGGGTCACGTCACACAAATCGACCACGTGGGCAGCACTTCGATTTCCGGCCTGATCGCGCAACCGATCATTGATGTCGTTGCTCTCGTTTCCGATCTTTCCAGCCTCGACGCCGCTTCTCTGCACATCGAGGGTCTCAACTATCGAGTCGTGGCCACGCCAAAGTGGTTGGATCAATCGCTGATGTTGCAGAAACCTCGACACGGCGAAACCACCCACCAAGTCCTCTTGATGGTTCTGGGCAATCCCGCTCACCAGCGAGTGATTCAAATGCGAGACTATTTGCGAGCCAACCCCGAAGAAGCACTGCGATTCGAAAGCATCAAAGTGGACCGCTGGAAGCAAAGCGGCGGCGATCCAAACCGATACGAACAAGACAAAGCGATTGTCTTTTCGAGACTCGAGGATCAAATCTCAGGTCTCTAG
- a CDS encoding aldo/keto reductase: MQQRRLGSSGIVVSDICMGTMTFGSSCDESTSHAICDHAFDAGINFFDAAEIYPVPPKDETFGVTEEIFGRWLRTKPRDLVTVATKVTGPGHGWFTPPVRHGRTTLDRHQIIRACEDSLRRLGVETIDLYQIHWPDHGMPYEEVLESLTHLRRTGKVRVIGCSNETSWGLMKSLWAADIHGVDRYQTVQNNFSLINRRCENELAQVCRRENVSLLPYSPLGGGVLTGKYENGPPPGGRFSEYLQTGNDRQKAMAQRFVNDRTIETAVRMHEIAESIGTTGTALSVAWSKQHDFVASTIVGATSIEQLKEILVSDDMILDDETMARIDAVEVEIPNAMTEDGLRRL, encoded by the coding sequence GTGCAACAGCGTCGTTTAGGAAGCAGCGGAATTGTCGTTTCTGACATTTGTATGGGAACGATGACGTTTGGGAGTTCCTGCGACGAATCGACCAGCCACGCGATTTGCGATCATGCGTTTGATGCCGGGATCAACTTCTTTGACGCGGCAGAGATTTATCCGGTCCCGCCCAAAGACGAAACCTTTGGTGTCACGGAAGAAATTTTTGGACGGTGGTTGCGAACCAAACCTCGAGATTTAGTAACGGTCGCTACCAAAGTGACGGGGCCCGGGCATGGATGGTTCACGCCGCCGGTTCGGCATGGTCGGACGACGCTGGATCGTCATCAAATTATTCGAGCATGTGAAGATTCGCTGCGTCGGTTGGGTGTGGAAACCATCGATCTGTATCAGATCCATTGGCCCGATCATGGGATGCCCTACGAGGAGGTGTTGGAATCATTGACTCATCTTCGCCGCACCGGAAAGGTTCGCGTGATCGGATGCAGTAACGAGACATCGTGGGGGTTGATGAAAAGTTTGTGGGCGGCCGACATTCACGGCGTTGATCGTTACCAAACCGTGCAAAACAATTTCAGCTTGATCAACCGTCGCTGTGAAAACGAGTTGGCTCAGGTTTGCCGTCGAGAGAACGTGAGTCTGTTGCCGTACTCCCCTTTGGGCGGCGGAGTTTTGACAGGTAAATACGAAAATGGACCGCCACCGGGAGGTCGTTTTTCGGAGTACCTGCAAACGGGGAATGATCGGCAAAAGGCAATGGCGCAGCGTTTCGTCAACGATCGCACCATTGAAACCGCGGTTCGAATGCACGAGATCGCTGAATCGATCGGAACGACGGGAACGGCGTTGTCAGTCGCATGGAGCAAGCAACATGACTTCGTCGCATCGACGATTGTCGGTGCCACGTCGATCGAGCAGTTGAAAGAAATTTTGGTCTCCGACGATATGATTTTGGATGATGAGACGATGGCACGAATCGATGCTGTCGAGGTCGAGATTCCGAACGCGATGACGGAAGATGGATTGCGGCGTCTGTAG
- a CDS encoding alpha/beta hydrolase — protein MVLLTPQLATNLAAEEAYTWSADSDPKEGVPQGKVTQHEFSDSKIFPGTRRRYSVYVPAQYDGSQPAALMVFQDGHTFQGPGGDFRLPTVFDNLIAAGDMPVTIAVMVDPGHKGELPPKRGWKPTPSNRAFEYDTVSGDYAEFLLTELLPVIQEQYKITDNPELRAICGNSSGGICAFSVAWFRPDSFRKVMSHIGSFVNIRGGHNYPAMIRKTDPKPIRVFLQDGSGDLDNSHGNWPLANQQMAAALAFQEYDYKFVYGEGGHNGKHGGSIFPDSLRWLWRGWKELTP, from the coding sequence GTGGTACTGCTGACACCCCAATTGGCGACCAACCTCGCCGCGGAAGAAGCCTACACATGGTCGGCCGACTCTGACCCCAAAGAGGGTGTTCCCCAAGGCAAGGTCACACAGCACGAGTTTTCAGACAGCAAAATCTTCCCAGGCACCCGGCGGCGATACAGCGTCTACGTGCCGGCTCAATACGATGGCTCACAACCCGCCGCGCTGATGGTCTTTCAAGATGGGCACACATTCCAAGGCCCTGGCGGTGACTTTCGTCTTCCGACTGTGTTCGACAACCTGATCGCGGCAGGCGACATGCCCGTCACAATCGCCGTGATGGTTGATCCAGGCCACAAAGGCGAACTGCCACCCAAACGAGGCTGGAAACCCACGCCATCCAACCGAGCCTTTGAATACGACACCGTCTCGGGTGACTACGCCGAGTTCTTGCTGACCGAACTACTGCCGGTGATCCAAGAGCAATACAAAATCACCGACAATCCTGAACTGCGAGCCATCTGCGGAAACAGCTCCGGTGGCATCTGTGCATTCTCGGTCGCTTGGTTCCGTCCCGACTCGTTTCGAAAGGTCATGTCGCACATCGGCAGCTTCGTCAACATCCGTGGCGGACATAACTACCCCGCCATGATTCGCAAAACCGACCCGAAGCCAATCCGAGTCTTCCTGCAAGACGGCAGCGGAGACCTGGACAACAGCCACGGCAACTGGCCCTTGGCCAACCAACAAATGGCCGCCGCACTGGCCTTTCAAGAATACGACTACAAGTTTGTCTACGGCGAAGGCGGCCACAACGGAAAACACGGGGGCTCGATCTTCCCCGACTCGTTGCGTTGGCTGTGGCGTGGATGGAAAGAGTTGACGCCGTGA
- a CDS encoding 3-dehydroquinate synthase, with the protein MTEHDISFEVKFVHRLRQTDDVSQADFPVLESVLHGEQSDTAAPKVLFCLDSNLEGGEFATALIAQMRTSNAMRLVREPMIVPGGESCKNSEHTLRDLLAAINSHDLDRRSYIIVAGGGAVLDAVGFAAAIAHRGVRLIRLPSTTLAQADSGVGVKNAINYFEKKNWIGSFAVPWAVFNDTAILKTLPDRDFRSGLTEAVKVALLKDAAFFDFLRRSAGKLRRRVADVSKEAIARSCQLHLDHITAGGDPFEALEARPLDFGHWSAHRMEPMSNYALRHGEAVGIGVALDTLYSARKFGFPTPLAHAVCQTLANLGSPLWCDQLDTPDEVLRGLEEFRQHLGGRLTVTMLKNPGEAINVHEIDLPVMKSCIDELRKIAKQQTA; encoded by the coding sequence GTGACCGAACATGACATTTCATTCGAAGTCAAATTTGTTCATCGCCTGAGACAAACCGACGACGTCTCTCAAGCCGACTTCCCCGTGCTGGAATCTGTCCTGCACGGCGAACAAAGTGACACCGCCGCGCCGAAGGTTCTGTTCTGCTTGGACAGCAACCTGGAGGGCGGCGAATTCGCCACCGCATTGATCGCACAAATGCGAACCAGCAACGCAATGCGGTTGGTTCGCGAACCGATGATCGTGCCCGGTGGTGAATCATGCAAAAACTCCGAGCACACCCTTCGCGATCTGCTCGCCGCGATCAACTCACACGACCTGGATCGACGCAGCTACATCATCGTTGCCGGCGGCGGTGCCGTCCTGGACGCGGTTGGCTTCGCTGCCGCCATCGCTCACCGAGGCGTCCGTCTGATTCGGCTGCCGTCGACCACGCTCGCCCAAGCCGACTCGGGCGTCGGCGTGAAAAACGCGATCAACTACTTTGAAAAGAAGAACTGGATCGGCAGCTTCGCGGTGCCCTGGGCCGTCTTCAATGACACCGCCATCCTGAAAACGCTTCCCGATCGCGACTTCCGATCAGGTTTAACCGAAGCCGTCAAAGTCGCCCTGCTGAAAGACGCCGCCTTCTTCGACTTCCTGCGAAGATCCGCCGGCAAACTTCGCCGACGCGTGGCCGATGTTTCCAAGGAAGCGATCGCGCGTTCATGCCAATTGCACCTGGATCACATCACGGCGGGAGGCGACCCCTTCGAAGCCCTCGAAGCTCGCCCGCTCGATTTTGGACACTGGTCCGCCCACCGCATGGAACCGATGTCCAACTACGCCCTTCGTCACGGCGAAGCAGTTGGCATCGGCGTGGCTCTCGACACATTGTATTCAGCCCGAAAGTTTGGCTTCCCAACGCCGCTGGCTCACGCGGTCTGCCAAACCCTTGCTAACCTGGGCTCGCCGCTCTGGTGCGACCAACTTGATACACCCGACGAGGTCCTGCGAGGACTCGAAGAGTTCCGGCAACACCTTGGCGGTCGCCTGACCGTGACCATGCTGAAGAACCCCGGCGAAGCCATCAACGTGCATGAAATCGACCTTCCGGTCATGAAATCCTGCATCGACGAACTGCGTAAAATTGCCAAACAACAAACCGCGTGA
- a CDS encoding DUF6528 family protein encodes MKALTIVFLALLVNLAHAQQPANDKVHGGVSTQTPAILCADQADNRIRLVDPFTQDADAADLWSYPAAEAPPSKYIPTDAKRVVMDGEVFVLAAYHGRVRLVRFRDSKLIKDYPSYSSCHSAELLPDGSIATVNSNHGMLRLHHSADDYVDTELPYAHGVTWDKKRQCLWVLGDRLYRFLYRDRRLSLDQSFDLPTSPTGHDLFPLRTEPKLLVSNNDALYSFDIETEAFKPLSDLHWIKSASQHADGSIWVSDPQRPEIGTSWQSDSVIPVQPTGANQRHTIAGSKFYKARWWQDVNFSY; translated from the coding sequence ATGAAAGCCCTGACGATTGTCTTCCTGGCTCTGCTGGTCAACCTTGCTCACGCTCAACAGCCAGCCAATGACAAAGTCCATGGCGGCGTTTCAACGCAAACCCCTGCGATCCTCTGCGCCGACCAAGCCGACAACCGCATCCGATTGGTCGATCCCTTCACGCAAGATGCTGACGCTGCTGACCTGTGGTCCTACCCAGCGGCCGAGGCCCCGCCAAGCAAATACATCCCGACGGATGCCAAACGAGTCGTAATGGATGGGGAGGTTTTCGTCCTCGCTGCGTACCATGGACGCGTCCGCCTGGTGCGATTCCGAGATTCGAAACTCATCAAAGACTACCCAAGCTACAGCAGTTGCCACTCCGCTGAACTCCTGCCAGACGGCTCGATCGCAACCGTCAACAGCAACCATGGCATGCTCCGCCTGCATCACTCAGCCGACGATTATGTCGACACTGAATTGCCCTACGCCCACGGAGTGACCTGGGACAAGAAACGCCAATGCCTGTGGGTTCTCGGCGACCGACTCTATCGGTTCTTATACCGAGACCGGAGACTTTCACTCGACCAATCATTTGACTTGCCAACGTCGCCAACCGGGCATGACCTGTTCCCGTTGCGAACCGAACCCAAGCTCTTGGTCAGCAACAACGACGCTTTGTATTCGTTTGACATCGAAACCGAAGCCTTCAAACCGTTGTCAGACCTCCATTGGATCAAAAGCGCCAGCCAACACGCGGATGGATCGATCTGGGTCAGTGACCCGCAACGGCCCGAAATCGGCACTTCCTGGCAAAGCGACTCCGTCATCCCCGTGCAGCCAACCGGCGCCAACCAACGACACACCATCGCTGGCTCAAAGTTCTACAAAGCCCGCTGGTGGCAAGACGTCAACTTCAGCTACTAA
- a CDS encoding DUF2071 domain-containing protein, translating to MRIPTIRGLIDRRVLVNYRVDPDVLSRVCPAPFRPQTVNGFGMAGLCLIRLKHIRPKRWPSFLGISSENAAHRIAVEWEIDGVRRTGVYIPRRDTSSMLNAVAGGRVFPGVHHRARFMVRETDEEYRIAMDSVDGTAHVAVEGRTADELPASSVFANVAKCSQFFEAGSLGYSPASEATQFDGLELRTANWHVQPLAVTSVRSSFFDDRDVFPEGSVSFDNALLMRGVDHEWHHRESLCNHVLSNDPD from the coding sequence ATGCGAATTCCAACTATTCGAGGACTGATTGATCGACGTGTGTTGGTCAATTATCGCGTTGACCCGGACGTGTTGTCGCGCGTCTGTCCGGCTCCGTTCCGGCCTCAGACTGTCAATGGGTTTGGCATGGCGGGGCTCTGCCTGATTCGTCTCAAGCATATCCGACCGAAACGTTGGCCTTCGTTTCTCGGGATCTCCTCTGAGAACGCTGCTCACCGCATCGCCGTTGAATGGGAGATCGACGGGGTCAGGCGGACTGGCGTGTACATTCCCCGGCGGGATACCTCTTCGATGTTAAACGCGGTTGCAGGTGGTCGTGTTTTCCCTGGTGTCCACCATCGGGCACGTTTCATGGTCCGGGAAACGGATGAGGAATATCGCATCGCAATGGACAGTGTTGACGGGACTGCCCACGTCGCTGTGGAAGGTCGGACGGCGGACGAATTGCCAGCGAGTTCTGTCTTTGCCAACGTCGCGAAGTGTTCGCAGTTCTTCGAGGCTGGTTCCCTTGGGTACTCGCCCGCTAGTGAGGCCACGCAGTTCGACGGTTTGGAGCTTCGGACGGCCAATTGGCATGTGCAGCCGCTCGCCGTCACGAGCGTTCGGTCGTCGTTCTTCGATGACCGCGACGTCTTCCCTGAGGGGTCCGTTTCGTTTGACAATGCGCTACTGATGCGTGGGGTGGACCATGAATGGCATCACCGAGAATCGCTTTGCAATCACGTGCTTTCAAACGACCCGGATTGA
- a CDS encoding ribbon-helix-helix domain-containing protein gives MNLNLPSEVDDLVKGLVAQGRFTSEEDAIVEGVKLLMGREQLRGEIQRGVRQLDAGEFYDEETVFNEVEAEIDKAEAEQQGS, from the coding sequence ATGAATCTCAACCTGCCGAGCGAAGTCGACGATCTTGTGAAAGGTCTTGTCGCCCAAGGAAGATTCACCTCTGAGGAGGATGCCATTGTCGAGGGCGTAAAGCTGTTGATGGGACGCGAACAATTGCGAGGTGAGATTCAAAGGGGTGTCAGGCAATTGGATGCCGGTGAATTCTACGATGAAGAAACCGTGTTCAATGAGGTCGAAGCCGAGATTGATAAGGCAGAAGCCGAACAGCAAGGAAGCTGA
- a CDS encoding type II toxin-antitoxin system RelE/ParE family toxin, whose amino-acid sequence MQKLREKCRLVAKHPDVGDTRPEFGDGIRSTYIGSYVIFFRQVEGFLEIVRVIRGEVDAPQI is encoded by the coding sequence GTGCAGAAGCTCCGGGAGAAATGTCGCTTGGTGGCCAAGCATCCTGATGTGGGCGACACGCGTCCGGAATTCGGCGATGGCATTCGCTCCACGTACATTGGCAGCTACGTGATATTCTTTCGGCAAGTCGAAGGATTCTTGGAGATCGTCCGCGTCATTCGAGGCGAAGTTGACGCCCCGCAAATCTAG
- a CDS encoding tyrosine-type recombinase/integrase — protein sequence MTVPRDWPTLQAIRFPKSNTLPMVLVPERCWQLIDATVASHLQVIFRAMYSCGLRGVDVRHLRPQDVDADRMMLRVCTTKGHRQREVPLPQATLDAFRAHWATHRNPNWLFPATQRNTPASKADQPISARTIQRGFTKVTESLGWQDSGLTPHTLRHSYATAMLDAGVNLKVLQGYLGHKNLQATEVYLHLTRLGDERARQIVAQIMNGDVAEQGLS from the coding sequence GTGACCGTTCCTCGCGACTGGCCCACTCTGCAAGCAATCCGTTTCCCCAAGTCCAACACGCTCCCAATGGTCTTGGTACCCGAGCGATGCTGGCAACTCATTGACGCCACCGTGGCGTCCCATCTGCAAGTCATCTTTCGAGCCATGTACTCCTGCGGACTCCGTGGCGTCGACGTTCGCCACTTGCGACCCCAAGACGTGGACGCCGATCGAATGATGCTCCGCGTTTGCACCACCAAAGGACACCGGCAACGCGAAGTCCCACTGCCTCAAGCTACCCTCGATGCGTTTCGTGCCCACTGGGCAACCCATCGCAATCCAAACTGGTTGTTTCCGGCGACGCAGAGAAACACTCCGGCGTCGAAGGCTGACCAACCCATCAGTGCCAGGACGATCCAGCGTGGGTTCACGAAAGTCACCGAGTCGCTGGGCTGGCAAGACTCCGGATTGACTCCGCACACACTGAGGCATTCCTACGCCACCGCGATGCTGGACGCCGGAGTCAACCTCAAGGTTCTGCAAGGCTACCTCGGACACAAGAACTTGCAAGCAACCGAGGTTTACCTCCACCTGACACGCCTGGGTGACGAAAGAGCCAGGCAGATCGTCGCTCAGATCATGAACGGGGACGTCGCCGAGCAAGGCCTTTCATGA
- a CDS encoding IS91 family transposase has translation MKGVSMVLKRYGDQYIAKHGTRMTAQQKKVLRAVMACREDSLGTIQYACSGCGEVTHVPRSCCNRHCPACQHQRQQQWLASVQENLLPCQYFLITFTLPAGLREFAMAHPKVLYVAMMSAAAQALQQAATNPRHVGVSETGFTSVLHTWGRDLGYHPHVHVVVPAGGIDAGGVWQSSRASVFVPEQILERLFRGKLKDKLRSESYFDSIPDDVWKGRFVVDSEAVGSGEFAVAYLAPYVMRGAVANRRVTQCDESTSLEEASLTLQVKRSGTRQYKPMQMRVEEFIRRWLQHVLPAGFHRVRHYGFANARSKRSLEEVRWLVAVSLERQYELACSQQIVMAEPVAMQCPNCGGPMINLGYTPATTTLPQPARAPP, from the coding sequence ATGAAAGGCGTTTCAATGGTCTTGAAACGCTATGGCGACCAGTACATCGCGAAGCATGGAACACGAATGACCGCCCAACAGAAGAAGGTCCTCCGCGCCGTGATGGCGTGCCGGGAAGATTCTCTGGGCACGATCCAGTATGCCTGCTCCGGTTGCGGTGAGGTCACTCATGTGCCTCGCTCGTGCTGCAATCGGCACTGCCCAGCGTGCCAGCACCAGCGTCAGCAACAGTGGCTCGCCAGTGTTCAAGAAAACCTGTTGCCGTGCCAGTACTTTCTAATCACGTTCACGTTGCCAGCCGGATTACGCGAGTTTGCGATGGCTCACCCCAAGGTCCTCTACGTCGCCATGATGAGTGCGGCAGCTCAGGCACTTCAGCAAGCAGCGACCAACCCGCGACATGTCGGCGTGAGCGAAACGGGATTCACCAGCGTGCTGCACACGTGGGGACGTGACCTGGGTTACCACCCGCACGTTCACGTCGTGGTGCCCGCCGGCGGCATCGACGCTGGCGGAGTCTGGCAAAGCAGTCGCGCCAGTGTGTTCGTGCCCGAGCAGATTCTGGAGAGGTTGTTTCGCGGAAAGCTGAAAGACAAACTGCGATCCGAATCGTACTTTGATTCGATCCCCGATGATGTCTGGAAGGGACGCTTCGTCGTCGACAGCGAAGCGGTCGGCAGCGGCGAATTCGCGGTCGCGTACTTGGCCCCGTACGTGATGCGAGGTGCGGTGGCCAATCGACGCGTCACGCAGTGCGACGAATCGACTTCGCTCGAAGAAGCCAGCTTGACGCTGCAAGTCAAACGCAGCGGAACGCGTCAATACAAGCCGATGCAGATGCGTGTGGAAGAGTTCATTCGCCGTTGGCTCCAGCACGTGTTGCCGGCTGGCTTTCATCGTGTGCGTCACTACGGATTCGCCAACGCGCGCAGCAAGCGATCCCTCGAGGAGGTTCGCTGGTTGGTCGCTGTCTCACTGGAGCGTCAATACGAACTGGCTTGCAGCCAGCAGATCGTGATGGCGGAACCGGTCGCGATGCAGTGCCCCAACTGCGGCGGCCCGATGATCAACCTGGGCTACACCCCTGCCACGACAACTTTGCCGCAACCAGCCAGAGCGCCGCCATGA
- a CDS encoding DUF2185 domain-containing protein: protein MEKSFHLPADAIRPLAVNRGACIATDMITVDGLKVGYMYREDAINDVDSGWRFFSGTETQEYVDDATNSAFYDINTIANYDPDIIDWLGAPIGAAFERLSEGGDIVPVAPDSPSA from the coding sequence ATGGAAAAGTCATTTCACCTGCCTGCCGATGCGATTCGTCCACTCGCCGTGAATCGTGGCGCGTGTATCGCTACGGACATGATCACCGTCGATGGGCTCAAAGTTGGCTACATGTACCGCGAGGACGCGATTAACGACGTGGACAGCGGCTGGCGATTCTTCTCCGGCACCGAAACGCAGGAATACGTGGATGACGCAACCAATTCCGCGTTCTATGACATCAACACGATTGCCAACTACGACCCTGATATCATTGACTGGCTGGGTGCTCCAATCGGTGCGGCATTTGAACGCCTTTCGGAAGGTGGCGATATCGTTCCTGTTGCCCCAGACTCGCCCAGCGCGTAG